Proteins encoded within one genomic window of Legionella sp. PC997:
- the cheB gene encoding chemotaxis-specific protein-glutamate methyltransferase CheB encodes MIKILIVDDSPTEVALIQHIIESEKDMEVIGVAKNGKEAIDLTTLLKPDLITMDIQMPIMDGLEATRIIMAQNPTPIVVISSLVNDESLSATFHILEAGALTALAKPVNVFSPSFEESSQHIVDTLRSLSDIRVIKKPLKKYSPLDESKKHNPEDTNNLNYEILGIGASVGGPMALKTILSKLDSNFPIPIMIVQHMSPGFLRGFAQWLAENSPLQVKNAVDYEPLQKGTVYVAPEHKHMEIERVHERLVCKLVDGPPVSGFCPSITRLLHSIAKVSGNKAIGILLTGMSDDGAEGLLELKKAHGHTLIQNQESSIVFGMGAVAQSLDAVDEVIGLEQIASYLTKICPTKHE; translated from the coding sequence ATGATTAAAATTTTAATTGTTGATGACTCACCCACCGAAGTTGCATTAATTCAACACATCATAGAATCTGAAAAAGATATGGAAGTCATTGGTGTTGCCAAAAATGGAAAAGAAGCAATTGACCTGACTACCCTATTAAAGCCTGATCTTATTACGATGGATATTCAAATGCCGATTATGGATGGACTCGAAGCCACTCGCATTATTATGGCCCAAAATCCGACCCCCATCGTCGTGATCAGCTCCCTGGTGAATGATGAGTCACTCTCTGCCACATTCCATATTCTTGAAGCAGGTGCGTTAACTGCATTAGCGAAACCCGTTAATGTATTCTCCCCTTCATTTGAAGAAAGCAGTCAACACATTGTTGATACCCTAAGAAGCCTCTCTGATATTCGGGTGATCAAAAAACCACTAAAAAAATATTCCCCTCTTGATGAAAGCAAAAAGCATAACCCAGAAGACACGAACAACTTAAATTATGAAATTTTAGGAATAGGCGCTTCAGTGGGCGGTCCTATGGCATTAAAGACCATTCTCTCGAAATTAGATTCTAATTTCCCAATACCTATAATGATTGTTCAACATATGAGTCCAGGCTTTCTTCGAGGATTTGCACAATGGCTTGCAGAAAACTCACCTCTTCAAGTGAAAAATGCGGTTGATTATGAACCATTACAAAAAGGAACAGTATATGTTGCCCCTGAACACAAGCATATGGAAATCGAACGTGTTCATGAACGATTAGTATGTAAACTAGTTGATGGCCCCCCAGTCTCCGGTTTTTGTCCTTCGATTACCCGATTGCTGCATTCTATTGCCAAAGTTTCTGGAAATAAGGCGATTGGAATTCTATTAACTGGAATGAGTGATGATGGTGCAGAAGGTTTATTGGAATTAAAAAAAGCTCATGGACATACATTGATTCAAAACCAGGAAAGTTCCATCGTTTTTGGAATGGGCGCTGTAGCTCAGTCCTTGGATGCTGTAGATGAGGTTATTGGGTTAGAGCAGATTGCAAGTTATTTAACCAAAATTTGTCCGACAAAACATGAGTAG
- a CDS encoding adenylate/guanylate cyclase domain-containing protein, whose product MEKENPVVLVVDDSATMRLITCNALLKVGFAVIQAENGEAALSLLKTSKPDAILLDVEMPGLNGFEVCAAIRKLPDCLFLPIMMVTGLEDYESINKAFQAGATDFTTKPINPTLLGYRVRYMVRTNSYFQELQIAEQRVKALNEELINKLVEIQQNAIAVARFVPQDFLKVLNRKNIADIKLGDCVEKVMTVLFLDIKSFTSLAERLAPVEIFTVFNELMSYLDPAILKNSGLIDKYIGDAIMALFNSADDAVTAALDMLEALDRFNATRVRDNLKPINVGIGINTGNLIVGTVGFEKRMDCSVISDAVNIASRLESLTRSFNIELLIGEQTYEELKQKEKYNLRSLGLTQVKGKSLSIEIYEVFNHNSPTEMQLKKDSATLFKDAVTHYEAKKFADAANCFEQIVLKNPNDSPAQYYLQKCKEKM is encoded by the coding sequence ATGGAAAAAGAAAATCCCGTGGTCTTGGTGGTGGATGACAGTGCCACCATGCGCTTAATTACCTGCAATGCCTTACTTAAAGTTGGTTTTGCAGTGATTCAAGCTGAAAATGGTGAGGCCGCATTATCCTTACTTAAAACCTCGAAGCCTGATGCCATTTTGCTGGATGTAGAAATGCCTGGTCTGAATGGTTTTGAAGTCTGTGCAGCGATTCGAAAATTACCCGATTGTCTTTTCCTTCCTATTATGATGGTCACTGGATTAGAAGATTATGAATCCATTAATAAAGCCTTTCAGGCAGGAGCTACTGATTTTACCACCAAACCAATTAATCCAACGCTATTAGGATATCGTGTCCGTTATATGGTACGGACTAATTCGTATTTTCAAGAATTACAAATTGCTGAACAAAGAGTCAAAGCCTTAAATGAAGAACTGATAAATAAGTTAGTTGAAATCCAGCAAAATGCAATTGCGGTAGCACGCTTTGTCCCTCAAGATTTTTTGAAAGTTCTAAATCGTAAAAATATTGCAGACATCAAGCTCGGCGATTGTGTTGAAAAAGTCATGACCGTCCTCTTTTTGGATATAAAATCGTTTACTTCACTTGCTGAACGTTTAGCGCCTGTTGAAATTTTCACGGTTTTTAATGAACTAATGAGTTATTTAGATCCTGCTATTTTAAAAAATTCTGGCCTTATTGATAAATATATTGGTGATGCCATTATGGCATTATTTAATAGTGCCGATGACGCTGTGACCGCGGCATTGGATATGTTAGAGGCTTTAGATCGTTTTAATGCCACGCGAGTTCGCGATAACCTAAAACCTATTAATGTAGGAATTGGGATAAATACCGGTAATTTGATTGTAGGCACTGTTGGTTTTGAAAAACGGATGGATTGCAGTGTCATTAGTGATGCAGTCAATATAGCTTCTCGACTTGAATCATTAACTAGAAGTTTTAATATTGAGCTTCTCATTGGTGAACAGACCTATGAAGAATTAAAACAAAAAGAAAAATACAATTTACGTAGTTTAGGTTTAACCCAAGTGAAAGGGAAAAGCTTATCTATAGAAATTTATGAAGTTTTTAATCATAACTCCCCCACTGAAATGCAGTTAAAAAAGGATTCAGCTACTCTTTTTAAGGACGCTGTAACGCATTATGAAGCAAAAAAATTTGCGGATGCGGCAAATTGCTTTGAGCAAATCGTACTAAAAAATCCAAATGACTCACCAGCACAATATTATTTGCAGAAATGCAAAGAAAAAATGTAA
- a CDS encoding FAD-binding protein — translation MKLWMIGCSLFISSICNGASQYCSPNQPCWPPQAQWDEFNKQVNGHLLRGQSPLSPCFKNSKSPSCQMVLHELKNPYFIESQAGATQSNGWVGGWQTAVSSYVVAVESAQEIAAAINFARTHRIKLVVKGTGHDYLGRSNAPNSLLIWTHPLREVTIQDHFIPQGCPATQTPTTAVTVAAGSRWIEVYKEVTTHKGRYVQGGGCATVGAAGGFIQGGGFGSFSKKFGTGAAGVLEAEIITADGVIRTANACQNQDLFWALKGGGGGAYGIVSKITLQTHDLPNLFGKVKGTITAKSDAAYFQLIHHFIEFYRLKLHNEHWGEQVALTPDNKMNFSLVFSGLSKAEVDKLWQPFLNWLAKKPEQYQFSLQSATRPPRHYWDFDYLLANAPEAIVVNKGKNAPPHEYWWASNQSEVSMYINYYLSMYLPFTLFTEENATALTKTLFDASRFVELTLHFNKGLSGAPKDALAHQKNTSMHPEVLNAAALVIIAGGQQNTYANVAGHEPDLNKANAAIKQAHKAMKRLQTLSPNLSTYPNEADYFIKNWQSALWGSNYPKLLQIKHKYDPQNLFTCHHCVGSE, via the coding sequence ATGAAATTATGGATGATAGGATGTTCTCTATTTATAAGTTCCATTTGTAATGGGGCTTCTCAATATTGTTCCCCAAATCAGCCCTGTTGGCCCCCTCAAGCACAATGGGACGAGTTCAATAAACAAGTAAATGGGCATTTACTACGCGGACAATCCCCTTTATCTCCTTGTTTTAAGAATTCTAAGAGCCCTTCATGCCAAATGGTTCTGCATGAGTTAAAAAATCCTTATTTTATTGAGTCACAAGCTGGGGCAACCCAATCCAATGGGTGGGTCGGTGGCTGGCAAACTGCAGTGAGTTCTTATGTGGTAGCAGTGGAAAGCGCCCAAGAAATAGCTGCTGCAATTAATTTTGCACGCACGCATCGAATTAAACTTGTGGTGAAAGGCACTGGTCATGATTATCTTGGTCGCTCCAACGCACCGAACTCACTTTTAATCTGGACCCATCCCCTTCGTGAGGTCACTATTCAAGATCATTTCATTCCACAGGGGTGTCCTGCAACCCAGACTCCCACGACTGCAGTCACGGTTGCCGCAGGCTCACGATGGATAGAGGTCTATAAAGAAGTCACTACCCACAAAGGCCGCTACGTTCAAGGGGGAGGTTGTGCCACAGTCGGTGCTGCGGGCGGATTTATCCAAGGAGGGGGATTTGGTAGTTTTTCCAAAAAATTTGGCACCGGTGCCGCTGGTGTTTTAGAAGCCGAAATTATTACTGCAGATGGAGTCATTCGCACTGCTAATGCCTGCCAGAATCAAGATTTATTTTGGGCATTAAAAGGTGGAGGTGGAGGTGCCTATGGCATTGTCAGTAAAATTACATTGCAAACCCATGACCTTCCCAACCTATTCGGAAAAGTTAAAGGTACGATCACTGCGAAATCGGATGCAGCATACTTCCAACTTATTCATCATTTTATCGAGTTTTATCGTCTCAAACTCCATAATGAGCACTGGGGGGAACAAGTTGCTCTAACCCCGGATAATAAAATGAATTTCTCGCTCGTTTTTTCGGGTTTAAGTAAAGCCGAAGTAGACAAACTTTGGCAACCATTTCTTAATTGGTTAGCAAAAAAACCCGAGCAGTACCAATTTAGCCTTCAGAGTGCAACTCGTCCTCCTAGGCACTACTGGGATTTTGATTATTTGCTTGCTAATGCACCAGAAGCTATTGTGGTTAACAAAGGAAAAAATGCGCCCCCACATGAATATTGGTGGGCATCAAATCAATCTGAAGTATCTATGTATATTAATTATTATTTATCCATGTATCTTCCGTTCACATTATTTACGGAGGAAAACGCAACAGCATTGACCAAAACACTTTTCGACGCATCGCGTTTTGTTGAACTTACACTTCATTTCAATAAAGGATTGTCGGGTGCCCCAAAAGATGCTCTTGCACATCAAAAAAATACGTCCATGCATCCTGAAGTACTTAATGCAGCGGCTTTAGTCATTATTGCAGGGGGTCAACAAAATACCTATGCCAATGTTGCTGGACATGAGCCGGATTTAAATAAAGCTAACGCAGCGATAAAGCAAGCCCATAAGGCTATGAAACGACTACAAACCTTAAGTCCCAACTTGAGTACTTATCCAAATGAAGCAGATTATTTTATTAAAAATTGGCAATCGGCTTTATGGGGAAGCAATTATCCTAAACTGCTGCAAATAAAACACAAATACGATCCTCAAAATCTATTTACCTGCCATCATTGTGTGGGAAGCGAGTAA
- the kdsB gene encoding 3-deoxy-manno-octulosonate cytidylyltransferase, with amino-acid sequence MHTAIVIPARYASTRLPGKPLAMIQGQTMLQRVVRLSRAAAEGLENVSVVVATDDERIVHHCKELGVASIMTPPEAPSGTDRVAEAIRSMESQPDFILNMQGDAPLTPPDFLRALIDAFTTSPCDVITPVTQLTWDQLDNLRQNKLATPFSGTTAVFDEQTGHAFWFSKNIIPAIRKEKELRQNSDKSPIFRHIGLYGYSRDMLERYINLPESKFEKMEGLEQLRILENGYTVRCIPVDYRGRASMSGIDSPEDIARAEALIAQHGELLESM; translated from the coding sequence ATGCACACTGCCATTGTAATTCCGGCCCGCTATGCTTCTACTCGTTTACCAGGAAAACCTCTGGCCATGATTCAAGGGCAAACGATGTTGCAACGTGTAGTCCGCTTATCACGTGCTGCTGCGGAAGGATTAGAAAATGTGTCGGTAGTCGTTGCAACAGACGATGAGCGAATTGTCCATCATTGTAAGGAATTAGGTGTTGCATCAATAATGACTCCACCAGAGGCGCCAAGTGGAACGGATCGTGTCGCCGAAGCAATACGCTCTATGGAAAGTCAACCCGATTTCATTTTAAATATGCAGGGCGATGCTCCTTTAACACCGCCAGATTTTTTACGTGCATTAATCGATGCGTTCACTACTTCTCCTTGTGACGTGATTACCCCCGTAACTCAATTAACCTGGGATCAGCTGGACAATTTGCGCCAAAATAAATTAGCCACTCCCTTTAGTGGTACTACCGCCGTATTCGATGAACAAACAGGCCACGCTTTTTGGTTTAGCAAAAATATTATTCCTGCCATCCGCAAAGAAAAAGAATTACGTCAAAACAGTGATAAAAGTCCGATATTTCGTCACATTGGCTTATATGGTTATTCGCGAGATATGCTCGAACGCTATATTAACCTGCCAGAAAGTAAATTTGAAAAAATGGAAGGTTTAGAGCAATTACGTATCTTGGAAAATGGCTATACAGTTCGTTGCATTCCCGTTGACTATAGAGGTCGTGCCAGTATGTCAGGCATTGATAGCCCAGAGGATATTGCTCGTGCTGAAGCATTGATTGCCCAACACGGTGAACTATTAGAGAGTATGTAA
- a CDS encoding histidine phosphatase family protein, with the protein MRTRLLVARHGNTFAPGELVRRVGITDLPLVNSGFTQGNKLGNYLKTNGLIPDVIFTSKLKRAIQTAEQAQKTMGTHLSIETLAIFNEIDYGPDENLPEEEVVARLGKEAIYAWETQAIVPEGWNVDPSLLIQNWVDFSLRIRKEYPGKTCLVVTSNGIARFAPYLTGDFAAFSAQYGIKVATGGLCVFEHKEPSGTWDCLAWNVKPQ; encoded by the coding sequence ATGAGGACTCGATTACTGGTTGCTCGTCATGGAAATACTTTTGCGCCTGGCGAACTGGTTCGAAGAGTAGGCATTACTGATTTACCGCTGGTAAATAGTGGCTTCACTCAGGGAAACAAACTGGGCAACTATCTGAAAACCAATGGTCTTATTCCAGATGTAATTTTTACTTCGAAGCTTAAACGGGCCATACAGACTGCAGAACAAGCCCAAAAGACTATGGGGACCCATTTGTCGATTGAAACGCTGGCCATTTTCAATGAAATCGATTACGGGCCTGATGAAAATCTGCCCGAAGAAGAGGTTGTTGCACGCCTTGGAAAGGAAGCAATTTATGCATGGGAAACACAAGCTATAGTGCCTGAAGGTTGGAATGTCGATCCCTCTTTACTGATTCAGAATTGGGTGGATTTTTCTTTGCGTATTCGTAAAGAATACCCCGGGAAAACATGTCTGGTAGTTACCAGCAATGGAATTGCTCGCTTTGCGCCTTATTTAACGGGTGATTTTGCAGCATTCAGTGCGCAATATGGAATCAAAGTTGCAACCGGAGGATTGTGTGTCTTTGAGCATAAAGAGCCATCTGGGACATGGGATTGTCTTGCTTGGAATGTAAAACCTCAGTGA
- a CDS encoding M42 family metallopeptidase — protein MKKLNLFTAGLSLLGATSAIADDHSLAKLTDLAGASGFEKSVRDAVKQQWQQSMNSITVDGMGNLIGQYKGNQKGPNVLLMAHMDEVGYMIESITPDGFIKVIPLGGIPSSVIFAQRWMISTPNGPILAYSGMDSTHLIDEAKKNQLPSGNAIFLDIGAETKEQAESKFNVRPGLQVTPASQFSSLSENRFLAKALDDRLGLALIGDVLDSIKNQDKANQLYAAATVQEEVGLRGASTVYQSTHPDITINVEVGIADDYPVLIAKRKGRIALGKGPTLFVYDRSMIPHQELLNWILDLAKKNNIQVQLESEMGYGQDGSKVQGSGSGVPSINIGVPIRYAHQQAGMFDKRDYEQAVKLVSLIVTHLNQQVVDQIKAG, from the coding sequence ATGAAAAAATTAAATCTCTTCACAGCAGGGTTATCGCTGCTTGGCGCAACAAGTGCTATTGCAGACGATCATTCTTTAGCGAAATTAACAGATTTAGCAGGTGCATCTGGTTTTGAAAAGTCTGTTCGGGATGCGGTAAAGCAACAATGGCAGCAATCCATGAACAGTATTACAGTAGACGGAATGGGTAATTTAATTGGCCAATACAAAGGAAATCAGAAAGGTCCTAATGTCTTGTTAATGGCGCATATGGATGAAGTAGGATATATGATTGAATCAATTACTCCAGATGGCTTTATCAAAGTTATTCCTTTAGGCGGTATTCCATCTTCCGTAATTTTTGCACAGCGTTGGATGATATCCACGCCTAATGGACCTATTTTAGCTTATTCAGGGATGGACTCGACCCATCTTATTGATGAAGCCAAGAAAAATCAGTTGCCCTCGGGGAATGCTATTTTTCTTGATATCGGGGCAGAAACCAAAGAGCAGGCTGAAAGCAAATTCAATGTGCGTCCAGGATTGCAAGTGACTCCTGCAAGCCAATTTAGTTCTTTGAGTGAAAACCGCTTTTTAGCAAAGGCTCTTGACGATCGCTTGGGGCTGGCGCTTATTGGCGATGTTCTAGACTCTATAAAAAACCAGGATAAAGCTAATCAACTCTATGCAGCAGCAACCGTACAGGAAGAGGTGGGGCTACGTGGGGCAAGTACTGTATATCAAAGTACTCATCCCGATATTACCATTAATGTTGAGGTAGGTATTGCCGATGATTATCCTGTTTTAATTGCAAAACGCAAAGGCCGAATAGCCTTGGGTAAAGGTCCTACTTTATTTGTCTATGATCGCTCCATGATTCCTCATCAAGAACTACTTAACTGGATTTTAGATTTAGCAAAGAAAAATAATATTCAAGTGCAACTTGAGTCAGAAATGGGTTATGGTCAAGATGGCTCAAAAGTTCAAGGTTCAGGTTCAGGGGTTCCTAGTATCAATATCGGAGTTCCTATTCGCTATGCACATCAACAAGCTGGAATGTTTGATAAACGTGATTATGAGCAAGCAGTTAAATTAGTCAGTCTAATTGTGACCCATCTCAACCAACAAGTAGTGGATCAAATTAAAGCCGGTTAA
- a CDS encoding cellulase family glycosylhydrolase has protein sequence MKKMNVLGGCLLLMLAWNAHSYQTRESKIYTDKGQLVHIDGLSWSGFQDTNVVQGLQSNPFYAIPSLSSSPRAYGMMNLISKPWEFPSSGVDKNSGVSFKTLRLPIQPEVLYDDQHEVDLNKWLSDKAVPSAGNGLFCKTWQSYGSACEKAVSPKQAFWTVLQELKKKNIRVMIDIHHRHGYGDSMRDGTVYDMKRYEQDISLLATEIKKRNLDNVLGIDIFNEPYRLNWFKMHDSQVPWTKVIATAANAIQKNNPSLLLFVEGPDSGNDDSNNPVICVPKSKIVNDNGYSHSPDPALCGTLERMFFKGNWGEDFKPLLNEKQAKTGVPVFDKDKFKKELVSQGINQTALQWLLGDSQAQNSHIVFSPHVYPAEVAGWETAPGTPSQLRFDWSWGFLYKAGYPVVLGEASWKTAKGKAFFTNALMPYLQANMETNNIFFWAIGYLGDTVSAIDPNSGELNLDVQQTLKNYFDDV, from the coding sequence ATGAAAAAAATGAATGTATTAGGAGGTTGTTTATTACTAATGCTTGCATGGAATGCGCACTCCTACCAGACTCGGGAAAGTAAAATTTACACTGATAAAGGTCAGCTGGTTCATATTGACGGACTCTCATGGTCTGGATTCCAAGACACCAATGTGGTTCAAGGCTTACAGAGCAATCCTTTTTATGCAATTCCCTCATTAAGTTCTAGCCCAAGAGCTTATGGAATGATGAATTTAATTAGCAAGCCATGGGAGTTCCCGAGTTCAGGCGTAGATAAAAACTCAGGGGTTAGTTTTAAAACCTTAAGATTACCGATACAACCAGAAGTTCTGTATGATGATCAACATGAGGTTGATTTGAATAAGTGGCTCTCAGATAAAGCGGTTCCCAGCGCGGGTAATGGCTTATTTTGTAAAACATGGCAAAGTTATGGAAGTGCTTGTGAAAAAGCAGTAAGTCCAAAACAAGCGTTCTGGACGGTTTTACAGGAGTTAAAAAAGAAAAACATCCGAGTAATGATTGACATCCATCACCGTCATGGTTATGGCGATTCAATGCGAGATGGTACTGTATATGATATGAAACGTTACGAACAAGATATTTCTCTTTTAGCCACAGAAATTAAAAAGCGTAACTTAGACAATGTGTTAGGCATTGATATTTTTAATGAACCTTATCGTTTAAATTGGTTTAAAATGCATGACTCTCAAGTACCCTGGACCAAAGTCATAGCAACAGCTGCGAATGCAATTCAGAAAAACAATCCTAGTCTGTTGCTCTTTGTAGAAGGGCCTGATTCAGGAAATGATGATTCAAACAATCCTGTAATTTGTGTCCCCAAATCGAAGATCGTAAATGATAATGGATACAGTCACTCACCTGATCCCGCTTTATGTGGCACTTTAGAGCGGATGTTTTTTAAAGGGAATTGGGGGGAAGATTTCAAGCCGTTACTCAATGAAAAACAAGCTAAAACTGGAGTTCCCGTATTTGATAAGGATAAATTTAAAAAAGAATTAGTGAGTCAAGGAATAAACCAGACTGCATTGCAGTGGTTGTTGGGCGATTCACAAGCGCAAAACAGCCATATCGTTTTCTCACCCCATGTATATCCTGCTGAGGTAGCTGGCTGGGAAACTGCCCCAGGAACTCCAAGTCAATTACGATTCGACTGGTCGTGGGGATTTTTATATAAGGCAGGTTATCCAGTTGTTCTGGGTGAGGCATCCTGGAAAACTGCAAAGGGCAAGGCATTTTTTACAAATGCACTCATGCCTTATTTGCAAGCGAATATGGAAACCAACAATATATTCTTCTGGGCGATCGGATATCTTGGGGATACAGTAAGTGCAATTGATCCTAATTCTGGTGAGCTCAATTTGGACGTACAGCAAACATTAAAAAATTACTTTGATGATGTTTAA